In the Nocardia asteroides genome, CGCACCGCGCGGGTGCTGGCCGATCCCGACTCGAACTCCGATGACCTGAACCGGCCCGGACACCTGGTGCCGGTGCGCGTCAACCCCTTCGCGTTCCAGGACCGGCTGAGCGCGGCCGCGGTCGCCCTCGCGCTCACCGACGCGGCGCGCCCGGAGTGCTCCGGTGCGCTGTTCGCCGATATCGCGGGCATCGTCGACCCGGCCGAGCTCGCCGATGCCCGCGACGCCGAGACGATCGCCGCCCGGTACGGGCTGACCACGGTGTCCTCGGTGAACCCCTGACCATCCCTTCCGGGTTCCGGTCCGGCCGCGATAGCGCGCACCGACGAGCTTCCGGCACACCCCCACCCCTCCCATCCGAAGGCAAGGAAGCCATGACGATCACTCCGAACGAACTGCTCGACCGTGTCCGTGACCTGGTTCCGGCGATCACCGAGCGCGCCCAGAAGACCGAGGAGAACCGCGCTCCGCTGGACGAGACGATCACCGACCTGATCGACTCCGGAGTGCTGGCCACCCTCACCCCCAAGGAGTACGGCGGGCTCGAGTTCGGCCTGGACGTCGCGGCCGACATCGTGCGCACCCTGAGCGCGGCCTGCCCCTCCACGGGCTGGGTCACCTCCTTCTACATCGGCGCCGCATGGCGGGTGAACATCTTCACCGAGCAGGCCCAGCGCGAGGTCTTCGCCGACAAGCCCTACACCCTCACCGCCGGAACCGCCGCCCCGCTGAGGCAGGTCGAGCAGGTCGACGGCGGCTTCCGCATCACCGGCCAGACCGCCTGGAACTCCGGATCGATCCACGCCGACTGGTTCACCTTCGCCGGACTCGGCGTCGACGAATCCGGTAACCCGGCTCCGCTGTGGTTCCTCGTCCCCCGCTCGGAGGTCAAGATCCTCGACACCTGGTACATCTCCGGGATGTCGGGCACCGGCAGCAACGATGTCGCGGTGGACGAGGTCTTCGTGCCCACCTACCGCACCGGCCCGTTCGCCCTCGCCCTCGCGGGCAAGGCACCCGGCCAGCTGCTGCACGCCAACCCGATGTACCACCTGCCGTTCCTGCCGTTCGCCATGGCCGAGGTCACCCCGGTCGTGGTGGGCGCGATGCGCGGTGCCGCCGACGCGTTCGTCGACCGCACCAAGGCGCGGCAGGGCACCCTCAGCCAGGAGAAGGCCTCCGGCAAGCAGGCCGCCCAGATGCGGCTCGGCCGGGCACTGGCCGCAGCCGACGCCGCGGAGACGCTGCTGCACGCCTTCTTCGAGCGGCTCACCAGCGAGCGGCCCGAGCAGGCCGAACCTCTCGACCGCGCCGAGATGAAGCTCAAGGCCGCCTTCATCACCGACCTGTGCCGCAACTCGCTCAACGACATCGTGCGCGGAATCGGCGGCGACGGATTCCGGACTTCCTCGCCGATCCAGCGTTTCCACCGCGACCTGAGCGTGCTCGGTGTGCACGCCTTCCTCGACATCGACACCGCCGCCGAGACCATGGGCCGGTTCACCCTCGACCTGCCCGTCTCCGACCCGCTGCTGTGAGCGCCCCGGAAACGTCCCGCGGACTGGACGAACAGGCCGCCTCGGTGCTGTTCTCCGGTGCGCGCACGGCCAACAGCTTCGCCGCCACCCCGGTGCGCGACGACGAGCTCGCCGCCATCTGGGAGCACACCCGGTGGGCGCCGACCGCGGCCAATTCCCAGCCGATGCGGGTGCTGTTCATCAGAACCGACGAGGCAAGGCAGCGGCTGATCCCGCATCTGAGCGAGGGCAACCGGGACAAGACCCGGTCGGCTCCGGCCACCGCGATCCTCGCCCTGGACACCGAGTTCCACGAACGGCTGCCGCAGCTACTGCCCTTCCGCCCCGAAATGCGCGACATCTTCGCCGCCGACGACGACCTGCGCACGCGGACAGGACAGTTCAACGCCGCACTGCAAGCCGGCTACTTCATCCTCGCCGTCCGCGCCGCCGGACTGGCGGCGGGACCGATGGCCGGATTCGACGCCACCGGGATCGACGCCGAGTTCTTCGCCGGTACCACCCGGCGCTCGATCCTCGTCGTCAATATCGGCCACCCCGGCCCGAACCCCTGGTTCGAACGCCTGCCGCGGATCGACCCCCGCGAAGCGATCGACTGGGCCTGACCCCCTCCCTGACAACCTGAGCGAGATCACCATGACCAGCAACGTCACCGCCCACCCCAGCGAACTCGAGATCACCCGCGACCTGCTCGACGCCGCCGACACCGACATCGCCCGATTCTTCGGCTACTTCTCCGAGGACTGCACCTTCCGCATGGGCAACAACGACACGATCCGAGGCAGCCGGGCCATCCAGGAGTGGGTCGCCGCCTACCTCGGGGCGGTCACCGGAATGCGGCACTCGATCCTCGAGGAGTGGCCCGCCGGCGCGGTCACCGCCTTGCGCGTCGAGGTCACCTACACCCTCGGCGACGGCACCGAGTTCACCCTGCCCGCCGTGACCCGCACCCGGGTCGAGGACGGGAAGGTCACCGAGTATCTGATCTTCATGGACCCGAGCCCGGTCACGGCCGCCCGCTGACCGGCACATCTTTCCCGAACGGAGCCATCATGAGCCACCCCACCCACCCCGCACCGGAGAACCTCGACGAGAAGGTCGACACCTCCCACCGGCGTCCGGTGCTGATCTCGGGAGCCGGCCCGGTGGGAATGATCCTCGCGCTGGAACTCAGCCTGCACGGGGTCGAGAGCACGCTCGTCGAACAGCACCCGCAGACCACCCGTTTTCCCAAGATGGACCTCACCAACGCGCGCAGCATGGAGCTGCTCGCGCGGCTGGGCCTGGATGAGGAGATCCGCGCGGCCGGAGTCGGTCCCACCTACTCCCACGATGTCGTCTTCTGCACCTCGATGACCGGGCGCGAGGTAGGCCGATGGAGCTACCCGAGCGTCGACGGGATGTCGGAGTGGATCGCCGCCAGCAACGACGGCACCACCCCGGCCCGCGCCTGGCAGCGGGTCACCCAGATCGAGGTCGAGAAGCTGCTCATGCGGCGCTGCCTGGCCGACGACAACATCGAGGTGCTGCGCCCGTGGCGGGTCACCGAGGTCGCGCACGACGAGAACGGGGTCAGGGCCAGGATCGTCTCCCCGGTGGGCGGCGCCGACCACACCATCGAGGCGGACTACCTGATCGGCTGCGACGGCGCGGGCTCGGTGGTCCGGCGCGCCATGGACCTGCGGATGGAGGGCGAGCGCGGGGTGATCACCTTCTGCCAGGTCCACTTCAAGTCCCGGGATCTGGCGACCCTGCACGCGCACGGGCAGTTCTGGCACACCTTCTTCGTCGGCGGCGGGGTCGGGGCCATCATCGCCCAGGACGAGCGCGACACCTGGACCCTGCAGACCAGCGCCATCACCGACGGCGTACGCACCGAGGACATCGACAAGCAGCAACTGCTCGACAAGGTCTGTGGCAAGCACCTCGAGGTCGACGAGATCCTGCAGAGCAGCGTCTGGCAGGCCAACGTCCTCGTGGCCGACCACTACCGCCTCGGCCGGCTGTTCGTGGCGGGCGACGCCGCCCACGAGGTCATCCCCACCGGCGGCTACGGCCTGAACACCGGCATCGCGGACGCGGTCAACCTCGGCTGGAAACTCGCCGCCGTGCTCAACGGCTTCGGCGGCGACGACCTGCTCGACAGCTACGAAGCCGAACGCCGCCCGGTCGCCCTGCTGGCCAGGGACTGGTCCTTCCGCCACCTCAACGTGCACGTCGAGGCCCAGCAGCTGATCGACCCCGAGCTGATCGAGTCCGACAGCGCCGAAGGCGAGGCCCACCGGGCGACGCTGGCCGACTACTTCGCGGCCAACACCGGCGAACACGAGAGCTACGGCGTCGAGATGGGCTACCGCTACCACTCCGCGGTGCTCGCCGACGACGACGCGGGCAGCTCCGATCCGGACGTGTCGACCTACACCCCGACCACGGTCGCGGGCGCGCGTGCTCCTCACGTCCGGCTCGCGGACGGCACCTCCCTGATCGACGCGTTCCGCGACGCCTTCACCCTGGTCAGCTTCGTCGGGAGCGAGGTAGCCGGGGAGCTGTCGGCTGTCGCAGCGGAGGCGGGTGTCCCCCTCGAGGTTCTCGCGACCGATGATGCGGTCGCGCGCACTGTCTACGAGCGGGATCTGGTGCTGGTGCGGCCCGACGGCCATGTGGCCTGGCGCGGAAACTCGCTGCCCGAGGATGTGCGGGCGCTGCTGTTGACCATCACCGGCCGCAGTTCGCTGGCCGCTGCCGCCTGAGACCGAATCGAAGCGGTGCACGCACCGCACCCGCCCCCGAGTAGTCGTTCGCGTCGGGCAGCGGTGTGTGCGCCGACCCCGGACGCAATCCCATCTCGCCGAAAGCGCCGACAACGACGTGCGCCCGGGAGGCCAACTACCGACCCGCACACCGAAGGGAGTGCCGCGATGCCGGGTGCGCCGCGGTCGTCCGGGAGCGAACCCCGTCGGCGATGGCCGAGCAGAGACCGTGCTCGGCGCCGAGCCCGCGCGGTTCGGAAATCGGCTGTGGAAATGGCACGCGCAGGCGGCCGGTGCCGCGACTGCTCGAGCTATAGCCGAGTAATCGTTGTTGTCGGGTCAGCCGCCAACGGCTCGGCCACCATCACCGTGAGCAGGATCTGCGGACGAGGTTGCGGATGGCACGACGAGAGCGGCGAGCCCTAGTTCGAGGACCGACCGAAAGAACAGATGATTTCGCTGAGAACCCCCGTCCGATTCGGATTCGGCAGCGTCCGCTCCCGCATTCTGACAATCGCTTTGATTCCGAGTCTGGTACTCGTCATCGCGGTGGCCGGAGTGATGAGTCACCTCGTGCGGGAGGCTGATCGCGACAGAAAATGGGCCGATACGATTCTGCAGTCGGCGCCGCACGCAATCGCTTTCAACGACGCGATCGTGCGGGAGCGTCGGCTGACCCTGCTCCGCATCGCACAGCGGCCCCACGACCAGGCTGCGCTGTTGGACGAACGCCGCCGCGTCGATGCTGCTGTTCGCGGGCTGGGTACCGTACCGACTGCGCTGAGCGCCATCATCCCGGGGACGTTCGACGAATTCGGGGCAAGCGTCGATGAAGCGGTCCGCAAGTTGCTCGAGCTGCGTGTGCGGGTGGATGCGGAGCTGTCGAATGTGGCCGAGGCGTACGAGACATTCGGTCGCCTCACTGCCGTGCAGGCGCGGTCCGTCGACATCATGGCTCAGCAGGCACCTGACGCCGGAAGCGCAGTCGCGCTGGCGAACGCGGCGCGGTTGTTCCGAGCCGCCGACGCGATGTCGGCGGCACACGGGCTGGCTGCTGCCGTCGCCACCGAAGACGGACTCGGCGACCTTTTCCTGCAGCAGTTCGTCGGCCGGGTAGGTGCGTATCACGCCGAAGTCGGTGTGCTTGCCGCGAGTGCGGACGAACAACTCCGCGCTCGCGTAGCGCAGCTCACCGGCAGCCCGGCGTGGCAGTCTTCGGCAGCATTCGAAGCGGCCCTGATCGAACGAGGCAGCTCGTCTCGCCGGCAGGCAACGGCAACGCCGGAAGCAGCGTCGGTCGAGGAGAACGCGGAAACGTCCGTCGAGGAACTCCACGCGCTCTGGCGCACCTACTACCAGCAGGTGCAGGAGCGTGTGGCCGGAACCGCGGAGGAGACGACGCGTACCGCGTTCACCCTCGGCGGTGTGGCGCTCGGGGTCACCGCCATCGCCTTCCTCGCGACACTGTGGCTCGCGAACCGCATGACCCGGCGCCTCATGCGGCTGCGCCAGGAAACCCTCGGACTCGCCGACGACCGTCTCCCCGCGATCATCGCTCGAATTCATGCCGGGGACGACGTCGATATCGGGTCCGCGCTGCCCGGCCTCGACTTCGGTGACGACGAGATCGGGCAGGTCGCACGGGCTTTCGAGGCTGCGCAGCGAACCGCCGTTGCAGCCGCGGTGACCGAGGCCAAGACCAGGGATGCGGTCAACGCGGTATTCCTCAATCTCGTCCACCGCAGTCAGCTGATGGCGCATCGGCAGCTCGAAGTGCTGGACGCCGCGGAATCCAGGGAAGAGAACCCGGCGTTGCTGAGCCTCTTGTTCAAACTCGACCACCTCGCCACCCGCGAGCGGCGCAATGCGGAAAATCTCATCATCCTGGGCGGAGAACGACCCGGCAGGCAGTGGCGTAATCCGGTGTCGCTGCGCGACATCGTCCGCAGTGCCATTGCCGAAACCGAGGACTATGCCCGGGTCCGGGCAGCGCGACTGCCCGATGTCCGGATCGAGAGCGTCGTCGTCGCCGACATCATCCACCTGCTCGCCGAACTGATCGACAACTCGCTCTCCTACTCGCCGCCCGCTTCTCGGGTCGAGGTCTCCGGCAATCCGGTCGGAAAGGGAGCGGTGGTCGAGATCATCGACCAGGGACTGGGGATGCGGCCCGATGAGCTGGCGCGGGTCAACGCCCTCCTGGCCGACAGCCCCGACTTCGGCGTGCTGCAACTCTCCAGCGACTCTCGTCTGGGGCTGATCGTGGTGTCGGTGCTTGCCGCGCGCAATGACATCAAGGTTCGCTTGACCGAGTCCGATTACGGCGGGATCAAGGCGCTCGTGGTGATTCCAGCGGCATTGCTGGCCGATGAGGCGGCCCCGAATCCGTATTCGACACCGCCCGCCTTCGCGGACGATCCCGCCCAGGGGCCGCTCCCGATCACCACCAGCGGACCCTCACACCCGGCACCGGCCGACTTCGGAGCGGATCCCGAGACGGCATCCGGTGCTCGGCCCTCGCTTCCGCGGCGCCACCGGCAGGCGAGCCTCGCCCCGCAGCTGTCGGATCGGCCGGTCGAACGGACCGCGCGGCCGGTGGCGACACCGCGCTCCGCAGAGCAGGCGCGGGACCTGATCGCGAAGATCGCACACGGCACCGAGCAAGGAAGGCGCGTACCCACCCGCACTCCCCGCGACGATGAGGAACGACGACCATGACCTCCCTGGCTTCGACCGATCTCGGCTGGCTGCTGGACGAACTCGTCGGGCGGATACCCGGAGTACGCAGCGCGGTGCTGCTGTCCACCGACGGGCTGCTGATCGCCCGCTGCCGATCCCTGGCACGGACCGACGCCGAGCACCTGTGCGCCATGTCCTCGGCGATGTACGGCCTGGCGCGGAGCGCTGGAGGCAGGTTCGACGGTGGCGGCGTGCGACAGGCCGTCATCGAACTCGAGGACGCGGTCCTGTTCGTCACGGCGGGCGGGCCCAACGCGTGCCTGTCGGTGTGGGCCGAGGCATCGGCCGATATGGGAATGGTCGCCTACGAGATGAATCAGACCGTGCAGCGGGTCGGAAGCTATCTGTCGGCGACGACACGGCAGAATGACGGCCGCGTCGATTCGCGATGACGCCCGCGCGGGAGTACTGGTTCGAAGACGATGCCGGAAGGGTCGTGCGACCGTACGCCGTCGCCGCTGGGCGCGATCGAGAAGCACGTCACGACCTCGACATGATCACTCTGGTCAAGACGGTGCGTAGCGACATCCGTGTGTCCCGAATGGAAGCCGAGCACGTGGAGATCGTGCACCTGTGCGCGCAACCGCTGTCGGTGGCCGAAGTCTCCGCGCGACTGCGGCTTCCGCTGTTCGTCACCAAGGTCCTGATCTGCGACCTGATCGAGGCTGGCTACCTCACCTACCGGGCGTCCGCCCCGGCCGACACACCTCATGACCCAGTCCTCCTTCAGGCGTTGTTGAACGGCATCCGAAGTCTCTGAGGAGCCGACCGAACCGATCCAGGATCTCGGTGGCCGCGCGCGGTCCGCGCACCGAGGTCCTGGAGGTGGTCATCGCGTCGGCACCCGGCTGGTTTCCCGCCGCAGCACCGGAGCGACTTCGGTCATGTAGAGCTCGAGCGAGTCGCGGGTCATGGACCACGGAAGGTTGCCGACATCGATCTGCCCCATGAACCGGTCGATGCCGAGCAGCTCGACGCGCCGCATGATGGCATCCACCACCTGTTGCGGACTCCCGACCGGCAGGCTCGCCTGAATCCAGGCGTCGTAGGTATGGCGCGGGAAGCCGTTGGCGGCGAAGGGTGCGCCGCTCGCCTGCAGATACCGTGAGTAGTACGGGTAGAAGTCCGCTCGCGCTTGCTGCGATGTCTTCCCCACGTACATGTGCCCGCTCGCCGCGACCCGCAGCGAGGAACGTTCGTGTCCCTCCGCCTCGGCTGCGCGGTGGTAGAGCTCGACGCGCTGGACGAACTGCTCGGGACCGGCGAAGAAACCGAGATTCATCGGGAGCCCGAGGGCTCCGGCGCGCATCGCGGAGGCGGGGGTACCGCCGACGCCCACCCAGATCGGCAGCGGTGTCTGGACCGGCCGCGGCGAGATGGCCGCAGCCTCCAGGGCGGACCGGAATCGACCTGTCCACGTGACGACTTCGTTGTCGCGGATCTGCATGAGCAGCCGCAACTTCTCATCGAAGAGCGCGTCGTAGTCCGCGAGGTCGTACCCGAAGAGGGGGAACGACTCGACGAAGGCGCCGCGCCCGGCGATGATCTCCGCGCGGCCGTCGGAGATGTTGTCGAGCGTCGCGAATTGCTCGAAGACCCGAACCGGGTCCTGGCTGGACAGCACGGTCACGCCGCTGGAGAGCCGGAGTCGCTCGGTCACTCCGCTGATCGCGGCGAGCACGATCTCCGGTGCCGACATGCTGAAGTCGGGCCGGTGATGTTCGCCGAAGGAGATGACGTCCAGCCCGCCCGCATCCGCCAGCTTGCCGAGCTCGAGCATTTGGGTGAACCGCTCGTGCAGTGTTGCGGCGGAGCCTCCCTGTCGGCACGCCACCATCCAGCCCGTAGAGGTGGGCTCCGAAAGCGGTGTGCCTTGGGCGCAGGGTGACCGGCGCCTCGCATCGAGAAGTGAGTATCGAATGATTTGCAGCGTAAGGGAAGCACGGGTACCGCAACCAATGCCCCTCTTGCTGGGCGATGCAGCATGTGCTGCGTGCGGTTGACCGCGGCAGCTCTGCCGCGACCATGGGTGTCGCGGGTTGCGTGGACGAGTATTGTTTGGCGGTGGGGATGAACATCTCGTTGTGGCGGCTGCTCGATCAGGAGGCCGGGCTGCTGCTCGAGTTGATATACACAAAGGGAAGCGTCGTCGGTCGAATATATCCATACATCGCGAGCGGTCGGACGCAGCAACTCCGACCCCAGCCGCAGGGAAAAGGGTCCGCATGGCTTACTACCGCACCGTCGGGCAAATACCCCCCAAACGCCACACGCAGTTCCGCCGCGACACCGGCGAACTCTACTCCGAGGAACTCGCCGGCGCAGATGGCTTCTCCGGCGATTCATCACTGCTGTATCACCGCGGGATCCCCTCGGCCATCACGACGGCCGAACCATGGGAGCCCGGCGATCTGAGCTTGGAACCCAACGTCCCGCTGCTGCCCCGGCACCTGCGCCTCCACCTGCTGTTCACCACGGCGGACGCTACGGACCTCGTCACCGGGCGTCGGCTGATACTCGGCAACGCCGACGTGCGCATCTCCTACGCGGTAGCAGGGGTGCCGTCACCGCTGTACCGGAGCGCGATCGGTGACGAATGTGTCTACATCGAGCAGGGCGCGGGCGTCATCGAAACGGTATTCGGTGCCCTCGACTTCCGCACCGGCGACTACGTGCTGATACCCCGCGCCACCATCCACCGCTGGCTCCCGGCCGAAGGGGCACCGGTTCGCGCCTACGTCATCGAGGCGACCGGGCACATCGCCCCACCCAAGCGCTACCTGTCACGGTTCGGGCAATTCCTCGAGCACGCGCCCTACTGCGAGCGGGACCTGCACGGCCCGACGACGCCGCTGCTGCGCGAGGGCACCGATGTGCCGCTCCTGGTCAAGCATCGCGGGCCCGCGGGAATCGCCGGCACTCGCTACGTCCTGCCGACCCACCCGTTCGACGTCGTAGGCTGGGACGGCTGCCTGTACCCCTACACCTTCAATATCGGCGACTTCGAACCGATCACCGGGCGAATCCATCAACCCCCGCCGGTACATCAAGTATTCGAGGGCCGCAATTTCGTCGTCTGCAATTTCGTGCCGCGTAAGGTCGACTATCATCCCCTCGCCGTCCCGGTGCCCTATCACCATTCCAATACGGATTCTGATGAAGTGATGTTCTATTGCGGCGGCGATTACGAGGCGCGTGAGGGGGCCGGTATCGAGAAGGGATCGGTTTCGCTGCATCCAGGCGGTCATACACATGGGCCCCAACCCGGTGCGATGGAGAACAGCATCGGTCGCGAACGGTTCGACGAGCTCGCGGTCATGATCGACACCTTCGCTCCGCTGCAACTCGGCGAAGGCGCACGAGCCACCGATGACGGCGTCTACTTCCGAAGCTGGTCCCGCTGAGACTTCCCCAGGGAAACGCGCTCGTCGCCGACCTCGTGCCCCGCAGCACCACCGACCGCGAAAGCGCCGCAGGAACAAGTCGCGGCCCCCGCATCAGGCACGCACACGGCCTCCGCAAATGGAACATCTGCGCATCTGCACGAACAGACCGCCGGACCGCGCACCACGGTCACCTCGACCACGCACGCCACAGATCGGCTCGTGGCTGCAGCGACGATCATGCAGACCCGAAACCCGATCCACGCGAGCCCGGGGCGGCCAGCGGGTGTGGTTCTCCGGTCAGTGCCTGCACCGCCGCGGCGACCTCGGTAACGCCGGCTCGGACATAGGTGTGGGTGACGCCATCCCGGCCCCGGCTGTCGGCGTGCCCGGCGTACGCGCGAGCGGTCGCGTACCCGAATTCGCGTTCGACCCAGGTCAACGTCGTGTGGCGCAACCAATGCATGCTCACTCCCGGCGTGGC is a window encoding:
- a CDS encoding acyl-CoA dehydrogenase family protein, giving the protein MTITPNELLDRVRDLVPAITERAQKTEENRAPLDETITDLIDSGVLATLTPKEYGGLEFGLDVAADIVRTLSAACPSTGWVTSFYIGAAWRVNIFTEQAQREVFADKPYTLTAGTAAPLRQVEQVDGGFRITGQTAWNSGSIHADWFTFAGLGVDESGNPAPLWFLVPRSEVKILDTWYISGMSGTGSNDVAVDEVFVPTYRTGPFALALAGKAPGQLLHANPMYHLPFLPFAMAEVTPVVVGAMRGAADAFVDRTKARQGTLSQEKASGKQAAQMRLGRALAAADAAETLLHAFFERLTSERPEQAEPLDRAEMKLKAAFITDLCRNSLNDIVRGIGGDGFRTSSPIQRFHRDLSVLGVHAFLDIDTAAETMGRFTLDLPVSDPLL
- a CDS encoding malonic semialdehyde reductase; protein product: MSAPETSRGLDEQAASVLFSGARTANSFAATPVRDDELAAIWEHTRWAPTAANSQPMRVLFIRTDEARQRLIPHLSEGNRDKTRSAPATAILALDTEFHERLPQLLPFRPEMRDIFAADDDLRTRTGQFNAALQAGYFILAVRAAGLAAGPMAGFDATGIDAEFFAGTTRRSILVVNIGHPGPNPWFERLPRIDPREAIDWA
- a CDS encoding nuclear transport factor 2 family protein, producing the protein MTSNVTAHPSELEITRDLLDAADTDIARFFGYFSEDCTFRMGNNDTIRGSRAIQEWVAAYLGAVTGMRHSILEEWPAGAVTALRVEVTYTLGDGTEFTLPAVTRTRVEDGKVTEYLIFMDPSPVTAAR
- a CDS encoding FAD-dependent monooxygenase, whose product is MSHPTHPAPENLDEKVDTSHRRPVLISGAGPVGMILALELSLHGVESTLVEQHPQTTRFPKMDLTNARSMELLARLGLDEEIRAAGVGPTYSHDVVFCTSMTGREVGRWSYPSVDGMSEWIAASNDGTTPARAWQRVTQIEVEKLLMRRCLADDNIEVLRPWRVTEVAHDENGVRARIVSPVGGADHTIEADYLIGCDGAGSVVRRAMDLRMEGERGVITFCQVHFKSRDLATLHAHGQFWHTFFVGGGVGAIIAQDERDTWTLQTSAITDGVRTEDIDKQQLLDKVCGKHLEVDEILQSSVWQANVLVADHYRLGRLFVAGDAAHEVIPTGGYGLNTGIADAVNLGWKLAAVLNGFGGDDLLDSYEAERRPVALLARDWSFRHLNVHVEAQQLIDPELIESDSAEGEAHRATLADYFAANTGEHESYGVEMGYRYHSAVLADDDAGSSDPDVSTYTPTTVAGARAPHVRLADGTSLIDAFRDAFTLVSFVGSEVAGELSAVAAEAGVPLEVLATDDAVARTVYERDLVLVRPDGHVAWRGNSLPEDVRALLLTITGRSSLAAAA
- a CDS encoding nitrate- and nitrite sensing domain-containing protein encodes the protein MISLRTPVRFGFGSVRSRILTIALIPSLVLVIAVAGVMSHLVREADRDRKWADTILQSAPHAIAFNDAIVRERRLTLLRIAQRPHDQAALLDERRRVDAAVRGLGTVPTALSAIIPGTFDEFGASVDEAVRKLLELRVRVDAELSNVAEAYETFGRLTAVQARSVDIMAQQAPDAGSAVALANAARLFRAADAMSAAHGLAAAVATEDGLGDLFLQQFVGRVGAYHAEVGVLAASADEQLRARVAQLTGSPAWQSSAAFEAALIERGSSSRRQATATPEAASVEENAETSVEELHALWRTYYQQVQERVAGTAEETTRTAFTLGGVALGVTAIAFLATLWLANRMTRRLMRLRQETLGLADDRLPAIIARIHAGDDVDIGSALPGLDFGDDEIGQVARAFEAAQRTAVAAAVTEAKTRDAVNAVFLNLVHRSQLMAHRQLEVLDAAESREENPALLSLLFKLDHLATRERRNAENLIILGGERPGRQWRNPVSLRDIVRSAIAETEDYARVRAARLPDVRIESVVVADIIHLLAELIDNSLSYSPPASRVEVSGNPVGKGAVVEIIDQGLGMRPDELARVNALLADSPDFGVLQLSSDSRLGLIVVSVLAARNDIKVRLTESDYGGIKALVVIPAALLADEAAPNPYSTPPAFADDPAQGPLPITTSGPSHPAPADFGADPETASGARPSLPRRHRQASLAPQLSDRPVERTARPVATPRSAEQARDLIAKIAHGTEQGRRVPTRTPRDDEERRP
- a CDS encoding roadblock/LC7 domain-containing protein, with the protein product MTSLASTDLGWLLDELVGRIPGVRSAVLLSTDGLLIARCRSLARTDAEHLCAMSSAMYGLARSAGGRFDGGGVRQAVIELEDAVLFVTAGGPNACLSVWAEASADMGMVAYEMNQTVQRVGSYLSATTRQNDGRVDSR
- a CDS encoding DUF742 domain-containing protein, yielding MTPAREYWFEDDAGRVVRPYAVAAGRDREARHDLDMITLVKTVRSDIRVSRMEAEHVEIVHLCAQPLSVAEVSARLRLPLFVTKVLICDLIEAGYLTYRASAPADTPHDPVLLQALLNGIRSL
- a CDS encoding LLM class flavin-dependent oxidoreductase, whose protein sequence is MRTLFPAAGVGVAASDRSRCMDIFDRRRFPLCISTRAAARPPDRAAATTRCSSPPPNNTRPRNPRHPWSRQSCRGQPHAAHAASPSKRGIGCGTRASLTLQIIRYSLLDARRRSPCAQGTPLSEPTSTGWMVACRQGGSAATLHERFTQMLELGKLADAGGLDVISFGEHHRPDFSMSAPEIVLAAISGVTERLRLSSGVTVLSSQDPVRVFEQFATLDNISDGRAEIIAGRGAFVESFPLFGYDLADYDALFDEKLRLLMQIRDNEVVTWTGRFRSALEAAAISPRPVQTPLPIWVGVGGTPASAMRAGALGLPMNLGFFAGPEQFVQRVELYHRAAEAEGHERSSLRVAASGHMYVGKTSQQARADFYPYYSRYLQASGAPFAANGFPRHTYDAWIQASLPVGSPQQVVDAIMRRVELLGIDRFMGQIDVGNLPWSMTRDSLELYMTEVAPVLRRETSRVPTR
- a CDS encoding homogentisate 1,2-dioxygenase; the protein is MAYYRTVGQIPPKRHTQFRRDTGELYSEELAGADGFSGDSSLLYHRGIPSAITTAEPWEPGDLSLEPNVPLLPRHLRLHLLFTTADATDLVTGRRLILGNADVRISYAVAGVPSPLYRSAIGDECVYIEQGAGVIETVFGALDFRTGDYVLIPRATIHRWLPAEGAPVRAYVIEATGHIAPPKRYLSRFGQFLEHAPYCERDLHGPTTPLLREGTDVPLLVKHRGPAGIAGTRYVLPTHPFDVVGWDGCLYPYTFNIGDFEPITGRIHQPPPVHQVFEGRNFVVCNFVPRKVDYHPLAVPVPYHHSNTDSDEVMFYCGGDYEAREGAGIEKGSVSLHPGGHTHGPQPGAMENSIGRERFDELAVMIDTFAPLQLGEGARATDDGVYFRSWSR